Proteins found in one Loxodonta africana isolate mLoxAfr1 chromosome 21, mLoxAfr1.hap2, whole genome shotgun sequence genomic segment:
- the AGRP gene encoding agouti-related protein: MLTGVLLSCALLQALPTMQGAQVGLAPLEGIRRSDHALFPAFPGLGLRPALKRTVEGQAEEALLQEAEALAEALDREPRSARRCVRLHESCLGHQVPCCDPCATCYCRFFNAFCYCRKLGTATHPCSRT; this comes from the exons ATGCTGACCGGAGTGCTGCTGAGCTGTGCCCTGCTGCAGGCATTGCCCACCATGCAGGGGGCCCAGGTGGGCCTGGCCCCCCTGGAGGGCATCAGAAGGTCTGACCATGCCCTGTTCCCAGCATTTCCAG GCCTGGGCCTGAGGCCTGCGCTGAAGAGGACAGTAGAAGGACAGGCAGAAGAGGCCCTGCTGCAGGAGGCCGAGGCCTTGGCAGAG GCGCTAGACCGAGAGCCGCGCTCTGCGCGTCGCTGCGTGCGGCTGCACGAGTCCTGTCTGGGACACCAGGTGCCCTGCTGCGACCCGTGTGCTACGTGCTACTGCCGCTTCTTCAATGCCTTCTGCTACTGCCGCAAGCTGGGTACTGCCACGCACCCCTGCAGCCGCACCTAG